Proteins co-encoded in one Opitutus terrae PB90-1 genomic window:
- a CDS encoding STAS domain-containing protein: MPDTAVQPVYLVDAYSDPAVVRVNGRACFQNSACLREFVTEMLRQQKTRFVFDFQNCSSMDSTFLGVLAGIALELKKVPGGGSLVLARMGPRNLELVRNLGLHRLLTVETGDFPMTFDAQATPIPCRDQTELDHARLVLEAHENLVTADESNRAKFQDVLAFLKNRVQQG; this comes from the coding sequence ATGCCAGATACAGCGGTGCAGCCTGTCTATCTCGTCGACGCGTATTCCGACCCCGCGGTCGTGCGCGTCAACGGACGGGCGTGTTTCCAAAACAGCGCCTGTCTGCGGGAGTTCGTGACGGAGATGTTGCGCCAGCAAAAAACCCGGTTCGTGTTCGATTTTCAAAACTGCTCGAGCATGGACAGCACGTTTCTCGGGGTGCTGGCGGGCATCGCGCTGGAGCTCAAGAAAGTGCCGGGTGGCGGCAGTCTGGTGCTCGCGCGGATGGGCCCGCGAAATCTCGAGCTGGTGCGCAACCTCGGGCTGCACCGACTCCTCACGGTGGAGACGGGGGATTTCCCGATGACATTCGACGCGCAGGCCACGCCCATTCCGTGCCGGGATCAGACGGAGTTGGACCACGCGCGGCTGGTGCTCGAGGCCCACGAGAACCTGGTCACGGCCGACGAGAGCAATCGCGCGAAGTTCCAGGACGTGCTGGCCTTCCTGAAAAACCGCGTGCAGCAGGGCTGA
- a CDS encoding PP2C family protein-serine/threonine phosphatase yields the protein MIFALVLGTLLGGSAMLLPFYRARRAAAAAEQGRQQVAQERQLVVDFMHHMVAALGEEATREELPQRIVHAAILCSGALSACLFERTGGGQMRSVAVEGLFPPHRPLPPSLREKLATRARFIEQVLKTETFPDNEGIVGAVVQSGQGQLVPDAAADPRIVRHDDPALKVRSVIAVPLRFRDRFFGVLAAANSADGEPFTANDFSLMQSLAEQAALALHNAEFLNLQIEKQQLDLDLSLASGIQQMLLPHDLPLFRGLDVDARYQAAQKISGDFYDLLRLDEQRMGIAVADVSGKGIPASLLMAICRTSLRQIAPRFQSPAATLAELNRALTGDMRPGTFITLLYAIVDTARGEVTVARAGHELPLVARRDPATGVAGGEFIGSEGMPLGLVPDEVFASVIVDRTVPFRNGDVLVLYTDGVTEAPNEEGREFSGARLVDAVRALHGRSAQELNDGILERVQRFAGAAAQRDDLTLVTVKRA from the coding sequence ATGATCTTCGCTCTCGTCCTCGGCACGCTGCTGGGTGGGTCCGCGATGCTCCTGCCTTTTTATCGCGCGCGGCGCGCCGCGGCGGCGGCGGAGCAGGGCCGCCAACAGGTGGCACAAGAGCGGCAGCTCGTCGTGGATTTCATGCATCACATGGTCGCCGCGCTGGGCGAGGAAGCGACGCGCGAGGAGCTGCCGCAGCGGATCGTGCATGCCGCGATCCTGTGCTCGGGCGCACTGAGCGCATGCCTGTTCGAGCGCACGGGCGGCGGACAGATGCGCAGCGTGGCGGTGGAAGGATTGTTTCCGCCGCACCGGCCGCTGCCACCCTCGTTGCGGGAGAAACTCGCCACGCGGGCGCGGTTCATCGAGCAGGTGCTGAAAACGGAGACGTTCCCCGACAACGAGGGCATCGTGGGCGCCGTGGTCCAGTCCGGCCAGGGACAACTCGTGCCGGACGCGGCCGCGGATCCGCGGATCGTACGGCACGACGATCCAGCGCTGAAGGTGCGCTCGGTGATCGCGGTGCCGTTGCGGTTTCGCGACCGGTTCTTCGGCGTGCTGGCGGCCGCCAACTCCGCGGATGGGGAGCCGTTCACCGCGAACGATTTTTCCTTGATGCAGTCGCTGGCCGAGCAAGCCGCGCTCGCGCTGCACAACGCCGAGTTCCTGAACCTGCAGATCGAAAAGCAGCAGCTCGATCTGGATCTCTCGCTCGCCAGCGGGATCCAGCAGATGCTGCTGCCGCACGATCTGCCGCTGTTTCGCGGGCTCGACGTGGACGCGCGCTATCAGGCGGCGCAGAAGATCAGCGGCGATTTCTACGATCTGTTGCGCCTGGACGAGCAGCGCATGGGCATCGCGGTGGCGGACGTTTCGGGCAAAGGGATCCCCGCCTCGCTGCTCATGGCGATTTGCCGGACGAGTCTGCGGCAGATCGCGCCCCGATTCCAGTCGCCCGCCGCGACGCTGGCGGAGCTGAATCGCGCGCTGACGGGCGACATGCGACCGGGCACGTTCATCACGCTGTTGTATGCGATCGTGGACACCGCGCGCGGTGAGGTGACGGTGGCGCGGGCCGGCCACGAGCTGCCGTTGGTCGCGCGGCGCGATCCAGCGACGGGCGTGGCGGGGGGCGAGTTTATCGGTTCGGAAGGCATGCCGCTGGGATTGGTGCCGGACGAAGTGTTCGCGAGCGTGATCGTGGATCGCACCGTGCCCTTCCGGAACGGCGACGTGCTGGTGCTGTACACCGACGGTGTCACCGAGGCGCCAAACGAGGAGGGGCGGGAATTCTCCGGCGCTCGGCTGGTCGACGCGGTGCGTGCGCTGCACGGCCGCAGCGCGCAGGAGTTGAACGATGGAATTCTTGAACGCGTGCAGCGGTTCGCCGGGGCGGCGGCACAGCGCGATGATTTGACCCTGGTTACAGTGAAGCGCGCGTGA
- the trpB gene encoding tryptophan synthase subunit beta: MSSSATTAPHDRFALPDAAGRFGRYGGVFVPETLMTALEELGAAYEAAKKDPDYVAELRRHLKEFAGRPTELYFAERLTQHCGGAKIYLKREDLLHTGAHKINNALGQALLARRMGKKRIIAETGAGQHGVATAAVCAKFGLECVVYMGAVDMERQALNVFRMRLMGAEVRSVDSGQKTLKDAVNEAMRDWVTNVRGTHYILGSALGAHPYPMMVRDFHRVIGQETKEQILAREGRLPDEMVACVGGGSNAIGFFFEFLDEPKVKLIGVEAGGRGIRRGEHAARFEGGKLGVLQGAKTYILQNPDGQIELTHSVSAGLDYAAIGPEHAYYRERNRIEFAYACDDEVIETFQLCSRLEGIIPALESTHALVHGIKRAQQLRPDQIIVINLSGRGDKDVNQVAKMLGVAL; the protein is encoded by the coding sequence ATGTCCTCCTCCGCCACCACCGCTCCTCATGATCGCTTCGCGTTGCCGGACGCCGCGGGCCGATTCGGCCGTTACGGCGGGGTGTTCGTGCCGGAGACGTTGATGACGGCGCTGGAGGAACTGGGCGCAGCGTACGAGGCGGCGAAGAAGGATCCGGATTACGTGGCCGAGTTGCGCCGGCACTTGAAGGAGTTCGCCGGCCGGCCCACCGAGCTCTACTTCGCTGAGCGGCTCACGCAGCACTGCGGCGGCGCGAAGATCTACCTGAAACGCGAGGATCTGCTCCACACCGGCGCGCACAAGATCAACAACGCGCTCGGCCAGGCGCTGCTCGCGCGGCGGATGGGAAAGAAACGGATCATCGCCGAGACCGGCGCCGGACAACACGGCGTCGCGACGGCGGCAGTGTGCGCGAAGTTCGGCCTCGAATGCGTCGTCTACATGGGCGCGGTGGATATGGAGCGGCAGGCACTGAATGTTTTTCGCATGCGCCTCATGGGAGCCGAAGTCCGGAGCGTGGACTCGGGGCAAAAGACGTTGAAGGATGCCGTGAACGAGGCGATGCGCGACTGGGTGACGAACGTGCGCGGCACGCACTACATTCTCGGTTCGGCGCTCGGCGCGCACCCGTATCCGATGATGGTGCGCGATTTTCACCGGGTGATCGGGCAGGAGACGAAGGAACAGATTCTAGCTCGCGAGGGGCGGCTGCCCGACGAGATGGTGGCCTGCGTCGGCGGCGGTTCGAACGCGATTGGTTTCTTTTTCGAATTTCTCGACGAACCGAAGGTGAAACTCATCGGCGTCGAAGCGGGTGGGCGCGGCATTCGGCGGGGCGAGCACGCGGCGCGTTTCGAAGGCGGCAAGCTGGGTGTCCTGCAGGGCGCGAAGACGTACATTCTCCAGAATCCGGACGGGCAGATCGAGCTGACGCACTCGGTCAGTGCGGGGTTGGACTACGCGGCGATCGGTCCCGAACACGCCTACTATCGCGAGCGGAACCGGATCGAATTTGCCTACGCGTGCGACGACGAGGTGATCGAGACGTTCCAGCTTTGTTCACGACTCGAAGGCATCATTCCCGCGCTCGAGAGCACGCATGCGCTGGTGCACGGCATCAAGCGGGCGCAGCAGCTGCGGCCGGACCAGATCATCGTGATCAACCTGTCCGGACGGGGAGACAAGGACGTCAATCAAGTGGCGAAAATGCTCGGCGTGGCGTTGTAG
- a CDS encoding four helix bundle protein produces MAEKPMDLEERSAVFAIDVRSFVRKLPRTISNIEDVKQLVRASGSVAANCIEADEALGEKDRVMKFRTCRKEAKESQLWLRLVYTAGNTGIEETQRQLRQEAHELKLIFSSIVKKLE; encoded by the coding sequence ATGGCAGAAAAACCGATGGACTTGGAGGAGCGCTCGGCGGTCTTTGCGATCGACGTACGATCGTTTGTCCGGAAGCTTCCGCGGACAATTTCGAACATCGAGGACGTCAAGCAGCTCGTTCGCGCTTCGGGATCCGTGGCAGCCAATTGTATCGAGGCCGACGAGGCTCTGGGCGAAAAGGATCGCGTGATGAAGTTCCGTACCTGCCGCAAAGAAGCGAAGGAGTCGCAGCTCTGGTTGCGTTTGGTCTACACCGCGGGGAACACAGGAATTGAGGAGACACAGCGACAGCTTCGACAAGAGGCTCACGAGCTGAAACTCATCTTTTCCTCCATCGTGAAAAAGCTGGAATGA